The following is a genomic window from Streptomyces sp. BHT-5-2.
GCGGGGCATGGTGGTGCGGTCCTTGCGACGGGCGAGCGGGGCGGTGCGCCGGGGGCGCGGGGGTTTCCGGGGTTTCTGCGGGCCAGGCCCCCGCCGGGAGGGCGAGGGCCTGGTGCCAGCGGTTGCTGGGGGTGCCGGTTGCCGGCCCGCGGACGGGCCGGCGGCGGCTCAGTAGCGGTAGTGGTCGGGCTTGTAGGGGCCCTCGACCTCGACGCCGATGTAGGCGGCCTGCTCCGGGCGCAGGGTGGTGAGCTTGACGCCCAGCGCGTCCAGGTGGAGGCGGGCGACCTTCTCGTCCAGGTGCTTGGGCAGGACGTAGACGTCGGTCGGGTACTGCTCGGGCTTGGTGAAGAGCTCGATCTGGGCCAGGGTCTGGTCCGCGAAGGAGTTCGACATCACGAACGACGGGTGGCCGGTGGCGTTGCCGAGGTTCAGCAGGCGGCCCTCGGAGAGCACGATGAGGACCTTGCCGTCGGGGTGGGTCCAGGTGTGGACCTGCGGCTTGACCTCGTCCTTGACGATGCCCGGGAGCTTGGCCAGGCCGGCCATGTCGATCTCGTTGTCGAAGTGGCCGATGTTGCCGACGATGGCCTGGTGCTTCATCCGCGCCATGTGGGAGGCGAGGATGATGTCCTTGTTGCCGGTGGTGGTGACGAAGATGTCGGCGGTCTCGACGACCTCGTCGAGGGTGGTGACCTGGTAACCGTCCATCGCCGCCTGCAGGGCGCAGATCGGGTCGATCTCGGTGATGATGACGCGGGCGCCCTGGCCGCGCAGGGACTCGGCGCAGCCCTTGCCGACGTCGCCGTAGCCGCAGACGACGGCGGTCTTGCCGCCGATCAGGACGTCGGTGGCGCGGTTGATGCCGTCGATGAGGGAGTGGCGGCAGCCGTACTTGTTGTCGAACTTGGACTTCGTCACCGCGTCGTTCACGTTGATCGCGGGGAAGAGCAGGACGCCGTCGCGCTGCATCTCGTAGAGGCGGTGGACGCCGGTGGTGGTCTCCTCCGTCACGCCGCGGATCTCGGAGGCGAGCTTGGTCCACTTCTGCGGGTTCTCGCCGAGGGTGCGGTTGAGGAGTTCCAGGATGGCCCGGTGCTCCTCGTTCTCCGCGGTCTCGACGGCGGGGGCCTGGCCGGCCTTTTCGTACTCGACGCCCTTGTGGACGAGGAGGGTGGCGTCGCCGCCGTCGTCGAGGATCATGTTCGGGCCGCCGGTGGGCGTGCCGGGCCAGGTCAGCGCCTGCTCCGTGCACCACCAGTACTCCTCCAGGCTCTCGCCCTTCCAGGCGAAGACCGGGATGCCCTGGGGCGCCTCGGGGGTGCCGTGCGGGCCGACGGCGATGGCCGCGGCGGCGTGGTCCTGGGTGGAGAAGATGTTGCAGGAGGCCCAGCGGACCTGCGCGCCCAGCGCCACCAGGGTCTCGATCAGCACGGCGGTCTGCACGGTCATGTGCAGCGAGCCGGTGATCCGGGCGCCCTTGAGGGGCTGCTGGTCGGCGTACTCCTTGCGGATCGCCATCAGGCCGGGCATCTCGTGCTCGGCGAGGGTGATCTCCTTGCGGCCGAAGGCGGCGAGGGACAGGTCGGCGACCTTGAAGTCCTGGCCGGTGGCTGCTGTCGTCATTACGGGCTGCTCCTCGGATGTCGAGGTCGGTCGGGCAATTCGGGCAGTCTGCGGCGCGGGTCGGGGTCCTTGGTGCGTGACCGGGCGCACTTGAGCCTACGTGGAGGCCGGTGCACCTCTCCCCTTGCCGCAGCGCAGTCCGTCGGAGGCCCTCTCTCCCTCGGCCGGTCCGCGGTCGCGGGCCGCCCGACCGCCATCAGCAGCGACGTCTGGCACTGCCCTCGAATCTACACCGCTCGGGTCCGTGGCCCCAGACCGCGTCGGCTTGCGGGTTGGCTTGTTCTGTGCGCCGCGCGGGGTGCGGGGGCGGCTTCGGCCCGTGGCGCGGGATGCGTACGGCCCCGCCTCCCGGGGGTGGCGGGGCCTGTGGCGGGTGGGGCGTCAGGTGCCGCTGGGGGGCTGGGCCGCGGCGGCCTTCTCGTCGTAGATGTCGGGTTCGAGGTAGATGACGCGGGCGATCGGAACGGCTTCCCGGATGCGGGCCTCGGCGGCGTCGATGGCGCGGGCGATCTCGGTGGCGGTGTCGTCGTGCTCGACGGCGATCTTGGCGGCGACGAGGAGTTCCTCGGGGCCGAGATGGAGGGTGCGCATGTGGATGACGCGGGTGACGACGTCGCCGTCGACGAGGGCTTCGCGGATCCTGGCGACCTGTTCGGGGCCGGCGGCCTCGCCGAGCAGCAGGGACTTGGTCTCGGCGGCGAGGACGAGGGCGATCAGCACCAGCAGGGTGCCGATCGCCATGGTGCCGATGCCGTCCCAGACGCTGTTGCCGGTGGCGAGGGTGAGCAGGACGCCGGCGAGGGCGAGGACGAGGCCGATCAGGGCGCCGAAGTCCTCCAGCAGGACGACGGGGAGTTCGGGGGCCTTGGCGCGGCGGATGAACTGTATCCAGGACTGCGTGCCGCGCAGCTGGTTGGACTCCTTGACGGCGGTGCGGAA
Proteins encoded in this region:
- the ahcY gene encoding adenosylhomocysteinase, with product MTTAATGQDFKVADLSLAAFGRKEITLAEHEMPGLMAIRKEYADQQPLKGARITGSLHMTVQTAVLIETLVALGAQVRWASCNIFSTQDHAAAAIAVGPHGTPEAPQGIPVFAWKGESLEEYWWCTEQALTWPGTPTGGPNMILDDGGDATLLVHKGVEYEKAGQAPAVETAENEEHRAILELLNRTLGENPQKWTKLASEIRGVTEETTTGVHRLYEMQRDGVLLFPAINVNDAVTKSKFDNKYGCRHSLIDGINRATDVLIGGKTAVVCGYGDVGKGCAESLRGQGARVIITEIDPICALQAAMDGYQVTTLDEVVETADIFVTTTGNKDIILASHMARMKHQAIVGNIGHFDNEIDMAGLAKLPGIVKDEVKPQVHTWTHPDGKVLIVLSEGRLLNLGNATGHPSFVMSNSFADQTLAQIELFTKPEQYPTDVYVLPKHLDEKVARLHLDALGVKLTTLRPEQAAYIGVEVEGPYKPDHYRY
- a CDS encoding cation diffusion facilitator family transporter codes for the protein MSASGGTKAIVAALGANLAIAAAKFVAFAFSGSSSMLAEGVHSLADSGNQGLLLLGGKKSRRAATAEHPFGYGRERYIYGFLVSIVLFTIGGVFALYEGWEKIQHPHPLDAWYWPVGVLIFAVVAEGFSFRTAVKESNQLRGTQSWIQFIRRAKAPELPVVLLEDFGALIGLVLALAGVLLTLATGNSVWDGIGTMAIGTLLVLIALVLAAETKSLLLGEAAGPEQVARIREALVDGDVVTRVIHMRTLHLGPEELLVAAKIAVEHDDTATEIARAIDAAEARIREAVPIARVIYLEPDIYDEKAAAAQPPSGT